Proteins found in one Salinimonas lutimaris genomic segment:
- the glpG gene encoding rhomboid family intramembrane serine protease GlpG — MTVPLLSIRHQAYAHLLSTYLTDQGYPAGVTDLGQGEYQISLTSQPDDIEPVKNICEVFLREPQHPRYQQAAWQSGEQVQMAPSGSTGLSDILQRARHVPFTTLIFVLCTLVYGLSLLGLFPEIYHTLMMEPLSQLSDNHQWWRLIGPVFLHFSALHFVFNLLWWSMLGAQIERTLGLSMLLLVFFISGITSNIAQLLMDGPNFGGLSGVVYALLGFVWWTGWLKPSWGLTLPRSVIGFMLVWLVVGYADVLWVQMANTAHTVGLISGCLLAALVCLSSDRRNA, encoded by the coding sequence ATGACCGTTCCTTTACTGAGCATACGCCATCAGGCGTATGCGCACTTACTGTCGACCTATCTGACCGACCAGGGTTACCCGGCCGGAGTGACTGATTTGGGGCAGGGTGAATATCAGATATCGCTGACCAGTCAGCCAGACGATATTGAGCCGGTCAAAAACATCTGTGAGGTATTTTTGCGTGAACCTCAGCATCCACGGTACCAGCAGGCTGCATGGCAATCAGGCGAACAGGTTCAGATGGCACCCAGCGGCAGTACCGGCCTGAGCGATATTCTGCAGCGTGCCCGGCACGTGCCGTTTACCACCCTCATTTTTGTGCTGTGTACGCTGGTCTACGGATTGTCTTTACTGGGATTGTTTCCCGAGATTTATCATACCCTGATGATGGAGCCATTAAGCCAGCTGAGTGATAATCATCAGTGGTGGCGGCTGATAGGACCCGTTTTTCTACATTTTTCGGCCCTGCATTTTGTCTTTAACCTGCTGTGGTGGAGTATGCTGGGGGCGCAGATTGAGCGCACCCTGGGGCTATCGATGCTGCTACTGGTATTTTTTATCTCCGGTATCACGTCCAACATTGCACAGTTACTGATGGACGGGCCTAATTTTGGCGGGCTGTCGGGAGTGGTGTATGCGCTGCTGGGGTTTGTGTGGTGGACCGGCTGGCTTAAGCCTTCCTGGGGCCTGACCTTACCTCGCTCGGTGATCGGCTTTATGCTGGTATGGCTGGTGGTTGGCTATGCCGATGTACTGTGGGTACAAATGGCAAACACCGCACATACGGTTGGGCTTATCAGCGGCTGCTTACTGGCGGCACTGGTTTGTTTATCGTCTGACAGACGCAATGCCTAG
- the ubiK gene encoding ubiquinone biosynthesis accessory factor UbiK, translating to MLDPKKLEELAKQISDAVPPGVRNMAEGAESRIKQILQAQLSKLDLVSREEFDIQSQVLIRTREKLDAMEARLAELESKHSKGE from the coding sequence ATGCTCGATCCGAAAAAACTCGAAGAACTGGCAAAACAAATTTCTGATGCGGTGCCACCGGGCGTGCGCAACATGGCCGAAGGCGCAGAAAGCCGAATTAAACAGATTTTACAGGCACAGCTGTCAAAGCTGGACCTGGTATCACGGGAAGAATTTGATATTCAGAGCCAGGTGCTGATTCGCACCCGGGAGAAACTGGATGCCATGGAAGCCCGTCTGGCAGAGCTGGAAAGCAAACACAGCAAAGGCGAATAA
- a CDS encoding chorismate--pyruvate lyase family protein: MDLAFPHNHNITVHWQPASEVTLPDAQLHHWLLDTGSLTERLQSCCEQFSLTRLGQGSCPLYASEQRWLPPQAGHHWQVREVILHGDGQPWVFARSVLPQTLIDRELANLGGEPLGKRLFNDNRFIRSDFELCRVPASAFTFDDTPPRSWLWGRRSRFHLNDDYIIVAEIFLAGSPAYQPR; this comes from the coding sequence TTGGATTTAGCATTCCCGCACAACCACAACATCACCGTGCACTGGCAGCCTGCCAGCGAGGTTACCTTGCCTGATGCGCAGTTACATCACTGGTTACTGGATACCGGCTCGCTTACTGAGCGCCTGCAGAGCTGCTGTGAGCAGTTTTCGCTGACCCGGCTGGGTCAGGGCAGTTGTCCGCTATATGCCAGCGAGCAGCGCTGGCTACCACCCCAGGCCGGTCATCACTGGCAAGTGCGGGAAGTGATTTTGCACGGTGACGGACAGCCCTGGGTATTTGCCCGCTCGGTGCTGCCACAAACCCTGATAGACCGGGAGCTGGCGAATCTGGGCGGTGAGCCGTTGGGTAAACGTTTGTTTAACGATAACCGGTTTATCCGCAGTGACTTTGAGCTGTGCCGGGTGCCTGCCAGTGCCTTTACCTTTGACGATACGCCGCCGCGGTCGTGGCTGTGGGGCCGCCGCTCACGCTTTCATCTTAACGATGATTACATTATTGTGGCTGAGATCTTTCTGGCCGGCTCACCGGCTTACCAACCGAGATAA
- a CDS encoding porin family protein, with product MKRLMLLLGLLSQQVMADTLSWHGFVSQGLTQSVDSNFITDNNDITGELTELGLNGRWQIKPSLALVGQVNYLDGGNRYKSATRLDYLFLDWQMPEMWQWRSHIHLGRFKNRHWLVSATRDVPMTRSTAILPQSVYFDGFRDIALGSDGVLVQSTHTDDNGIWELNWSIGEAPINQGETGAFLGQDAKGEVEQEYVHQASVYYQPPSMDWRLGVSWLDSEFSYNAAPDEFFVNGKSQIERLMLSGIYFAESWEFSAELVREDRTDTGVYGPQFSNRQVGQGGYVQARYLLNNKVSLLASYDTYELNKDDPDGRLLEAASGGLIPSYYGYQDTVAVGVRWDPAPNWRLQAEHHWVDGAARSTALLIPQQVTLTQKHWRMWAVQLMYWF from the coding sequence ATGAAACGGCTGATGTTACTTTTAGGTTTGCTGAGTCAGCAGGTAATGGCTGATACGTTGAGCTGGCACGGCTTTGTATCGCAAGGACTCACTCAGTCAGTTGACAGTAATTTTATTACCGACAACAACGATATTACCGGTGAGTTGACGGAACTGGGGTTAAATGGCCGCTGGCAGATTAAACCCAGTCTGGCGCTCGTCGGGCAGGTTAATTATCTGGACGGGGGCAACCGGTATAAATCAGCTACCCGGCTGGATTATTTGTTTCTGGACTGGCAGATGCCGGAAATGTGGCAGTGGCGTTCGCATATTCATCTGGGCCGTTTTAAAAACCGTCACTGGCTGGTGTCGGCGACCCGCGATGTACCGATGACCCGGTCTACCGCGATTTTGCCCCAGTCTGTGTATTTTGACGGATTCCGGGATATTGCACTGGGCAGTGACGGGGTATTGGTGCAGTCAACTCACACTGATGATAACGGGATCTGGGAGCTTAACTGGAGTATTGGTGAGGCGCCGATTAATCAGGGCGAAACCGGTGCATTTCTGGGCCAGGATGCAAAAGGTGAGGTTGAACAAGAATATGTGCATCAGGCCAGTGTTTACTACCAGCCCCCATCGATGGACTGGCGCCTTGGGGTGAGCTGGCTGGATTCTGAATTTAGCTATAACGCCGCCCCGGATGAATTCTTTGTTAACGGTAAAAGTCAGATTGAGCGCCTGATGCTCTCAGGTATTTACTTTGCTGAGAGCTGGGAGTTCAGTGCTGAGCTGGTACGTGAAGATCGCACTGATACCGGTGTGTACGGCCCGCAGTTCTCCAATCGTCAGGTGGGACAGGGCGGTTATGTACAGGCCCGTTATCTGCTGAACAATAAAGTCAGTCTGCTGGCCAGCTATGACACCTACGAGCTGAACAAAGACGACCCGGATGGTCGCCTGCTGGAAGCGGCTAGCGGGGGGCTCATTCCCAGTTATTATGGCTATCAGGACACCGTGGCGGTGGGCGTGCGCTGGGACCCGGCGCCAAACTGGCGGCTCCAGGCTGAACATCACTGGGTGGACGGTGCTGCCCGTTCTACCGCGTTGCTGATCCCCCAACAGGTAACACTGACCCAAAAACACTGGCGCATGTGGGCGGTGCAACTGATGTACTGGTTTTAA
- a CDS encoding glycine C-acetyltransferase, with translation MSEAFIAHLQAQIAQVKEDGLYKKERVITSQQQADIEVGKDGHVINFCANNYLGLANHPDLLSAARDGLDSHGFGVASVRFICGTQDIHKALEGKISQFLETEDTILYPSCFDANGGLFETLLGPEDAIISDALNHASIIDGVRLSKAKRYRYANNDMANLEDQLKQATADGARFKVIATDGVFSMDGVIANLKGICDLADQYDALVMVDDCHATGFLGENGKGSHEYCDVLGRVDIITGTLGKALGGASGGYTSGKKEIVEWLRQRSRPYLFSNSVAPPIVSASLKVFDMMAEGHELRAQLWRNATHFRQRMEEAGFTLAGKDHAIIPVMLGDAKLASEMADKLLSKGIYVIGFSYPVVPKGQARIRTQMSAGHTLEHVDKAVDAFIEVGRDMGVIK, from the coding sequence ATGTCTGAGGCGTTTATTGCACATTTGCAGGCGCAAATCGCGCAGGTCAAAGAAGACGGTTTGTATAAAAAAGAGCGGGTTATCACCTCTCAGCAACAGGCTGATATCGAAGTAGGCAAAGACGGCCACGTCATTAACTTTTGTGCAAATAATTACCTTGGGCTGGCTAATCATCCGGATTTACTGAGCGCAGCCCGCGATGGTCTGGACAGTCACGGCTTTGGTGTTGCGTCGGTTCGGTTTATTTGCGGTACTCAGGATATTCACAAAGCGCTGGAGGGCAAAATCAGCCAGTTTCTGGAAACCGAAGATACCATTTTGTATCCATCGTGTTTTGATGCCAACGGCGGTTTATTTGAAACCCTGCTGGGCCCCGAAGATGCGATTATCTCTGATGCCCTTAACCATGCCAGTATTATCGATGGTGTGCGCTTATCTAAAGCGAAGCGCTACCGTTACGCTAACAATGATATGGCCAATCTGGAAGACCAGCTAAAGCAGGCCACGGCTGACGGTGCACGGTTTAAAGTGATTGCCACAGATGGCGTATTTTCTATGGACGGGGTCATTGCCAACCTTAAGGGAATTTGTGACCTGGCCGACCAGTACGATGCCCTGGTGATGGTGGATGACTGTCATGCAACCGGCTTTCTGGGTGAAAACGGTAAAGGCTCACATGAATACTGTGATGTACTGGGTCGGGTCGATATCATTACCGGCACACTGGGTAAAGCCCTGGGCGGTGCTTCAGGTGGTTATACCTCAGGTAAAAAAGAAATTGTGGAATGGCTGCGTCAGCGTTCCCGTCCGTATCTGTTTTCTAACTCTGTGGCGCCGCCTATTGTCTCTGCTTCACTGAAAGTGTTCGATATGATGGCAGAGGGGCACGAGCTGCGTGCCCAGTTGTGGCGTAATGCCACGCATTTCCGTCAGCGTATGGAAGAGGCCGGGTTCACTCTGGCTGGTAAAGATCATGCCATTATTCCCGTGATGCTGGGTGATGCCAAACTGGCCAGTGAGATGGCCGATAAGCTGCTGAGCAAAGGCATCTATGTTATTGGCTTCTCTTATCCGGTTGTACCCAAAGGACAGGCCCGTATTCGTACTCAGATGTCGGCTGGTCACACCCTCGAGCATGTTGATAAAGCCGTAGATGCGTTCATTGAAGTGGGTCGCGATATGGGAGTGATCAAATGA
- the glpE gene encoding thiosulfate sulfurtransferase GlpE yields MSEFKHITVQEVAENSAAFTIVDIRDPQSFASGHMPQATHLSNDNFAEFLGATAKDQPVVVVCYHGISSQRAAEVIAGQGFETVYSMDGGFDAWQVSQPVTTD; encoded by the coding sequence ATGTCTGAATTTAAGCACATCACTGTGCAGGAAGTCGCTGAAAATTCAGCGGCTTTCACCATTGTGGATATTCGTGATCCACAGTCTTTTGCCAGCGGTCACATGCCGCAGGCAACCCATTTATCTAACGACAATTTTGCCGAGTTTTTAGGTGCCACCGCCAAAGACCAGCCGGTCGTAGTGGTGTGTTACCACGGTATCAGCAGCCAGCGTGCTGCTGAGGTGATTGCCGGTCAGGGGTTTGAAACCGTTTACAGTATGGATGGCGGGTTTGATGCCTGGCAGGTCAGCCAGCCTGTGACCACTGACTAG
- the ubiA gene encoding 4-hydroxybenzoate octaprenyltransferase: MQCKLSFSNWQAYMQLMRMDKPIGIYLLLWPTLWALIMAAQGVPSLLITAVFVAGVVLMRAAGCVINDYADRKVDGAVERTKARPLVSGAVSEGEALQLFGLLIALAFLLVLLLNWQTIALSFVAVGLAFCYPFMKRYTYLPQAFLGAAFGWAIPMGFAAVTESVPAYGWVLFVANLLWTVAYDTMYAMVDRDDDVKIGIKSSAILFGRFDKLMVGALQALTIALLLVIAGMINAHWPVYTAIAVCAVLFAQQQYAIRHRERKACFQAFLDNHYVGLAFAAGLLLEYLLVR, from the coding sequence ATGCAATGTAAACTGTCTTTTTCAAACTGGCAGGCCTATATGCAGCTCATGCGTATGGATAAGCCTATCGGTATTTATTTATTGCTGTGGCCCACGCTGTGGGCACTGATCATGGCTGCTCAGGGCGTGCCCTCGTTACTTATCACAGCGGTATTTGTGGCCGGTGTGGTGCTGATGCGTGCTGCCGGATGTGTGATTAACGATTATGCCGACCGCAAAGTGGATGGCGCGGTGGAACGCACCAAAGCCCGCCCGCTGGTCAGCGGAGCGGTGAGCGAAGGCGAGGCACTGCAGTTATTCGGTTTACTGATTGCACTGGCGTTTTTGCTGGTACTGCTGCTTAACTGGCAAACCATTGCCCTATCATTTGTGGCGGTGGGACTGGCCTTCTGTTACCCCTTTATGAAGCGCTACACGTATTTGCCACAGGCCTTTTTAGGCGCAGCGTTTGGCTGGGCTATTCCGATGGGGTTTGCTGCGGTCACCGAAAGTGTACCGGCGTATGGCTGGGTACTGTTTGTGGCTAACCTGCTATGGACGGTGGCCTACGACACCATGTACGCCATGGTGGACAGAGATGATGATGTTAAAATTGGCATCAAATCCAGCGCCATTCTGTTTGGCCGGTTCGACAAACTCATGGTGGGTGCGTTACAGGCTCTGACCATCGCCTTACTGCTGGTGATAGCCGGTATGATAAACGCCCACTGGCCGGTGTATACCGCCATTGCGGTTTGTGCGGTACTGTTTGCGCAGCAGCAGTATGCTATTCGTCACCGTGAGCGCAAAGCCTGTTTCCAGGCGTTTTTAGACAACCACTATGTAGGACTGGCGTTTGCAGCAGGCTTGTTACTGGAATATCTGCTCGTGCGCTAA
- a CDS encoding glycosyltransferase family 9 protein — protein MNICLVRLSAIGDVCHAAAMVTRIRQQWPDTRITWVIGKLEYQLVRLIPDVRFIIFDKKEKQAAVDKLKEAVKDEEFDALLMMQVALRANLASRVIPARRRIGFDWARSKELHWLFTNERIAPTRQAHVLDGFMDFADQLGVPALPSVSWNIPLEDSALQWAHQQQARLGPFAVISAAASKAERNWLPERYAAIADRLCDQGLKVVLCGGPADIDRSLADDIQQHANCEVVDFVGQTSLHQMAALLKCASVVVAPDTGPAHIAAAMGTPVVGLYAHSNPRRTGPYHNLSNVVSVYDEVIQEQKGKAWDALKWGTRAKGNELMQRISVEQVWKQISEII, from the coding sequence ATGAACATCTGTCTGGTCCGTCTTTCCGCCATCGGTGACGTGTGTCACGCCGCGGCGATGGTCACCCGTATTCGTCAGCAATGGCCTGATACCCGCATCACCTGGGTTATCGGCAAACTGGAATATCAGTTGGTGCGACTGATCCCGGACGTGCGCTTTATCATTTTTGATAAAAAAGAAAAACAGGCGGCGGTAGACAAGCTGAAAGAAGCGGTAAAAGACGAAGAGTTTGATGCATTGCTGATGATGCAGGTAGCGTTACGCGCCAATCTAGCGTCCCGGGTCATTCCGGCACGCCGCCGGATAGGCTTTGACTGGGCGCGCAGCAAAGAACTGCACTGGTTGTTTACCAACGAGCGGATTGCCCCAACCCGGCAAGCCCATGTGCTGGACGGATTTATGGATTTTGCTGACCAGCTTGGTGTACCGGCGCTGCCGTCTGTAAGCTGGAATATTCCTTTAGAGGACAGCGCGTTGCAGTGGGCGCATCAGCAACAAGCCCGGTTAGGCCCGTTTGCTGTTATCAGCGCTGCGGCCAGTAAAGCTGAACGTAACTGGCTACCTGAGCGTTATGCCGCTATTGCCGACAGACTGTGCGACCAAGGGCTAAAGGTGGTGCTGTGCGGTGGGCCGGCTGATATTGATCGCAGTCTGGCTGATGATATTCAGCAGCACGCTAATTGCGAAGTAGTGGATTTTGTCGGGCAAACCAGTCTTCATCAAATGGCAGCATTACTAAAATGTGCTAGTGTTGTAGTAGCTCCGGACACCGGCCCTGCGCATATCGCAGCAGCAATGGGTACGCCGGTGGTGGGACTTTACGCGCATTCGAATCCCCGTCGTACCGGCCCTTATCACAATCTCAGTAATGTGGTATCGGTGTATGATGAGGTGATTCAGGAGCAAAAAGGAAAAGCATGGGATGCGCTTAAGTGGGGGACGCGAGCAAAGGGTAATGAACTAATGCAGCGTATCAGCGTAGAACAGGTGTGGAAGCAAATATCTGAGATTATTTAA
- the tdh gene encoding L-threonine 3-dehydrogenase codes for MKSLVKAKAEKGIWLQDTPEPEVGHNDLLIKIRKTAICGTDMHIYNWDEWSQQTIPVPMVVGHEYVGEVVGMGQEVRGFTIGDRVSGEGHITCGHCRNCRAGRRHLCRNTTGVGVNRAGAFAEYLVIPAFNAFKIPDNISDELASVFDPFGNAVHTALSFDLVGEDVLITGAGPIGIMAAAVAKHVGARHVVITDLNPYRLELARKMGATRAVNVGEENLKDVMNELGMTEGFDVGLEMSGVPVAFRDMLNNMNNGGKVALLGIPPSDVAIDWNQVIFKGLVIKGIYGREMFETWYKMASLIQSGLDLSPIITHQFAVEDFQQGFDKMGSGESGKVILNW; via the coding sequence ATGAAGTCGCTGGTAAAAGCAAAAGCAGAGAAAGGCATCTGGCTGCAGGACACCCCTGAGCCGGAAGTGGGTCATAATGATCTGCTGATTAAAATTCGCAAAACCGCTATTTGCGGTACCGACATGCATATTTACAACTGGGATGAGTGGTCACAGCAAACCATTCCGGTGCCCATGGTGGTAGGTCACGAATACGTGGGTGAAGTGGTGGGTATGGGCCAGGAAGTCCGTGGCTTTACGATAGGCGACAGAGTCTCGGGTGAAGGCCATATTACCTGCGGACATTGCCGTAACTGCCGGGCGGGTCGTCGTCACCTGTGCCGTAATACCACCGGTGTAGGGGTGAACCGCGCCGGGGCATTTGCAGAATATCTGGTCATTCCGGCCTTTAATGCATTTAAAATTCCCGATAATATCAGTGATGAACTGGCTTCTGTCTTTGATCCATTCGGTAATGCGGTACACACCGCGCTGTCTTTTGACCTGGTAGGTGAAGATGTACTGATTACCGGAGCCGGTCCCATTGGCATTATGGCCGCGGCAGTGGCTAAACATGTGGGTGCCCGGCATGTGGTGATTACCGATTTGAATCCGTACCGGCTGGAGCTGGCCCGTAAAATGGGGGCAACCCGGGCGGTCAATGTAGGTGAAGAAAATTTAAAAGATGTGATGAACGAGCTGGGCATGACCGAAGGCTTTGATGTTGGCCTTGAAATGTCCGGCGTGCCGGTCGCTTTTCGCGATATGCTCAACAATATGAACAACGGCGGCAAAGTGGCATTGTTAGGTATTCCACCATCAGATGTTGCGATTGACTGGAATCAGGTTATCTTTAAAGGACTGGTGATCAAGGGTATCTACGGTCGGGAAATGTTTGAAACCTGGTATAAAATGGCCAGCCTGATCCAAAGTGGTCTGGATTTGTCACCGATTATTACGCATCAGTTTGCAGTCGAGGATTTTCAGCAGGGCTTTGATAAAATGGGCTCTGGTGAATCCGGAAAAGTTATTCTTAACTGGTAA
- a CDS encoding flagellar basal body-associated protein FliL, translated as MRSLFKGTVAIFLLLSCSLASAQDKPNYAYMGLEPDIVTNFVGPSAKKLGYVRVTVELMINSADNLEIAEHHMPLLRATAIEIFGQQPEEKVKSLTGREDIRLAILKALQKHMKQETGSEIVKNVIFTKYLYQN; from the coding sequence ATGCGTTCTCTTTTTAAAGGCACTGTTGCTATTTTTTTACTCCTGAGCTGCTCGTTGGCCAGCGCGCAGGATAAACCCAACTATGCGTATATGGGCCTTGAACCTGACATTGTCACCAATTTTGTCGGTCCGTCGGCCAAAAAGCTGGGTTATGTCAGGGTAACCGTAGAGCTGATGATAAACAGCGCGGATAATCTGGAGATTGCCGAGCACCATATGCCGCTGCTGCGGGCCACCGCCATTGAGATTTTTGGTCAGCAGCCAGAGGAAAAAGTGAAGTCACTGACCGGACGCGAAGATATTCGGCTGGCTATTCTAAAAGCGCTGCAAAAGCATATGAAGCAGGAAACCGGCTCTGAAATTGTGAAGAATGTTATCTTCACCAAGTACCTGTATCAGAACTAG
- a CDS encoding putative bifunctional diguanylate cyclase/phosphodiesterase, with amino-acid sequence MQVKLSFLTKIMLLVFLLMAGILAVISALLINQSSAAIDTQHREIQLQNARRYELLNSLLTERILLWSETFTTNPDGMPASEAALTQAIESARSTMDVNLQISNVWLFSGSGDLVYGEASALPGFIDRLRAEAQQLWRPQAVTSCAHLCRRYIVTPIMTEGDRPAVLVFTSGMQELLALLSKSAGVERIAIARGSDNAASMEVISRLSASNKEAVSNILKTLPAEVSIESLVAQGHRVRLGRRLLLVSLLPVLEGRLPDSYILFARDITTQVASARNYQDWVMGSAFLVVVVFAFVVFLILNQYRYRLTALSKRLPLLAENRYKEFKKGISASNAGTKRWPDELDVLEYTATNVAFELETLDSKMALTNAQLENMAMFDSLTGLPNRNMLTFHMAKEISRMGRSQKGLGLLFIDLDDFKRINDSHGHDVGDKLIAAAARRIREPLRDEDIAARFGGDEFVILLTELESPEQATVVARKLIHVFEAPIQFDEHQFYVSLSIGIAYSVLSDVTVVELQRHADIAMYEAKAQKGSAYCVFDSTMHQKVMRRVELEAAARIGLSQNQFTLALQPQLELDTRRLVGFEALIRWHHPEKGFISPGEFIPMLENTSLMSAIDYWVISHSLLLLSHLHRRGHTSLKIAINISASQFLDPALPNYLKQQLLEHDIAPSLVELELTETALVEDVTSTSNMLDTLRQMGCMIAIDDFGTGYSSLGYLKALPADFIKIDRSFVSGMLDNQEDRSIVSSTIAMVRGMGLTVIAEGIETHEQFALLGEYGCQQGQGYLFSPPIAEDKLWDALDQHLENGLWKVAPPAR; translated from the coding sequence ATGCAGGTCAAACTGTCTTTTCTGACCAAAATTATGCTATTGGTTTTTCTGCTGATGGCCGGCATCCTTGCGGTGATCAGCGCACTGCTGATAAATCAGTCTTCTGCGGCCATTGACACACAGCATCGTGAAATCCAGCTGCAAAATGCCCGTCGGTATGAGCTGCTGAACAGCCTGCTGACTGAACGTATTTTATTATGGTCAGAAACCTTCACCACGAATCCAGACGGTATGCCGGCATCGGAAGCGGCACTGACTCAGGCGATTGAGTCTGCTCGTAGTACCATGGATGTGAATCTGCAAATCTCCAATGTGTGGCTGTTCAGTGGCAGTGGCGATTTAGTGTACGGTGAGGCCAGCGCATTACCCGGGTTTATTGATAGGCTAAGGGCTGAAGCGCAGCAACTATGGCGACCACAGGCGGTCACCTCGTGTGCACACCTGTGCCGGCGCTATATTGTCACGCCAATAATGACCGAGGGAGACCGGCCGGCCGTGCTGGTGTTTACCAGCGGCATGCAGGAACTGCTGGCGCTGTTGTCAAAGTCGGCCGGGGTGGAGCGTATTGCTATTGCCCGGGGCAGTGATAACGCTGCATCGATGGAGGTGATTAGTCGCCTGTCTGCCTCCAATAAAGAAGCGGTCAGCAATATTCTTAAAACCCTGCCGGCAGAGGTTAGTATTGAAAGTCTGGTTGCGCAGGGGCATAGGGTGCGTCTGGGTAGGCGGCTATTACTGGTTAGCCTGTTGCCGGTACTTGAGGGCCGTCTGCCGGATAGCTATATTCTGTTTGCCCGGGATATTACCACTCAGGTTGCCTCGGCCCGTAACTATCAGGACTGGGTGATGGGCAGTGCTTTTCTGGTGGTGGTGGTGTTTGCCTTTGTGGTGTTTTTAATTTTAAACCAGTATCGCTACCGGCTGACCGCGTTGAGCAAGCGGTTACCACTGCTTGCTGAAAACCGGTATAAAGAATTTAAAAAAGGTATCAGTGCCAGCAATGCCGGTACAAAGCGCTGGCCAGATGAGCTGGATGTATTGGAATACACTGCCACTAATGTGGCCTTTGAGCTGGAAACCCTCGACAGCAAAATGGCTCTGACCAACGCACAGCTGGAAAACATGGCCATGTTTGACTCACTGACCGGTCTGCCTAACCGCAATATGCTGACTTTTCACATGGCCAAGGAAATCTCCCGCATGGGCCGTAGCCAGAAAGGGCTGGGTCTATTGTTTATCGACCTGGACGATTTCAAACGCATTAACGATAGTCACGGGCATGATGTGGGCGATAAGCTGATTGCTGCTGCTGCCCGCCGTATTCGCGAACCATTGCGTGATGAAGATATTGCGGCTCGGTTTGGCGGGGATGAGTTTGTGATTCTGCTGACTGAGCTTGAGTCTCCGGAGCAGGCCACGGTGGTGGCCAGAAAACTGATTCATGTGTTTGAAGCCCCCATCCAGTTTGATGAACATCAGTTTTATGTATCTTTGAGTATTGGTATTGCCTACAGCGTGCTCAGCGATGTCACCGTGGTCGAATTACAGCGCCATGCCGATATCGCCATGTACGAGGCGAAAGCACAGAAAGGCTCGGCATACTGTGTGTTCGACAGCACCATGCATCAGAAAGTCATGCGCCGGGTTGAACTGGAAGCCGCGGCCCGCATCGGGCTGTCACAGAACCAGTTTACCCTGGCTCTGCAGCCTCAGCTTGAACTTGATACCCGCCGGTTGGTGGGCTTTGAAGCACTGATCCGCTGGCACCACCCGGAAAAAGGCTTTATCTCGCCCGGTGAGTTTATTCCTATGCTGGAAAATACCTCGCTAATGTCGGCCATCGACTACTGGGTGATTTCACACTCGCTGTTGCTGTTAAGTCATTTGCATCGTCGCGGTCACACCAGCCTGAAGATAGCCATTAATATCTCCGCCTCGCAATTTTTAGATCCGGCGCTGCCGAATTATCTTAAACAACAGTTACTGGAGCATGATATTGCGCCGTCACTGGTGGAACTGGAGCTGACCGAAACCGCGCTGGTCGAGGATGTTACCAGTACCAGTAATATGCTCGATACCCTGCGCCAGATGGGCTGCATGATTGCCATTGATGACTTTGGCACCGGTTATTCATCTCTGGGGTACTTAAAAGCCTTGCCGGCGGACTTCATCAAGATAGACCGGTCGTTTGTCTCAGGTATGCTGGACAACCAGGAAGATCGCAGTATTGTTTCTTCCACCATTGCTATGGTGCGGGGAATGGGGCTGACTGTGATTGCCGAGGGTATTGAAACCCACGAGCAATTTGCCCTGCTGGGTGAGTATGGCTGTCAGCAAGGGCAAGGTTATCTGTTCAGCCCGCCGATAGCAGAAGATAAATTATGGGATGCACTGGACCAGCACCTTGAAAACGGGCTGTGGAAGGTGGCGCCACCCGCCAGATAA